A genomic segment from Brevundimonas sp. SORGH_AS_0993 encodes:
- the poxB gene encoding ubiquinone-dependent pyruvate dehydrogenase has translation MGLLSRKSAPRTVADLIVATLHSAGVQRIWGVTGDSLNGLNDSLLRSGEIDWMHVRHEEVAAFAAGAESALTGELAVCAGSCGPGHLHLINGLYDCQRNHVPVLAIAAHIPSSEIGLSYFQETRPTELFRECSHFCEMVQDARQMPEILHRAMRTAIGRKGVAVLVIPGDVSLQSAPENASTDWPPLAQPRLTPDPGAVEQMADILNDSKAVTLLCGSGVAGAHDEVVALSQVLKAPVVHAFRGKEWIEWDNPNDVGMTGLIGFSSGYHAMMECDTLLMLGTDFPYRNFYPPKARIVQVDYDPGALGRRAPLALGVVGDVRETIAALTPRLDRDRDDGFLNGARKHYAEARKGLDELATPRDGDQPLHPQFVAKTLDAVAADDAVFTVDVGTPAVWAARYLKMNGRRRLIGSFNHGSMANALPQALGAKAAMPQRQVVSLSGDGGLTMLMGDLLTAVQMKLPIKIVVFNNGTLGFVELEQKAAGYLDANVDLQNPDFAAVARDIGFFGVRVTRSDTLEDALRQALIHDGPALVDVVTARQELALPPKIKAEEAKGFSLFALRAVMSGRGDELIELAKTNLLR, from the coding sequence ATGGGCCTGCTGTCTCGCAAATCCGCGCCGCGCACCGTGGCCGATCTGATCGTAGCCACCCTTCACAGCGCCGGCGTCCAGCGCATCTGGGGCGTTACGGGCGACAGTCTGAACGGATTGAACGACAGCCTCCTGCGCTCGGGCGAAATCGACTGGATGCACGTCCGCCACGAAGAGGTCGCCGCCTTCGCCGCCGGCGCCGAATCGGCCCTGACCGGCGAACTGGCCGTCTGCGCGGGCAGTTGCGGGCCGGGCCATCTGCATCTGATCAACGGCCTCTACGACTGCCAGCGCAACCATGTGCCGGTTCTGGCCATCGCCGCCCACATCCCGTCCAGCGAGATCGGCCTGAGCTACTTCCAGGAGACCCGTCCCACCGAACTGTTCCGGGAGTGCAGCCACTTCTGCGAAATGGTTCAGGACGCCCGCCAGATGCCCGAGATTCTGCACCGGGCCATGCGCACCGCCATCGGACGAAAGGGCGTCGCTGTCCTGGTCATTCCCGGCGACGTATCCCTGCAATCCGCGCCGGAAAACGCCTCGACGGACTGGCCGCCGTTGGCGCAACCGCGCCTGACGCCAGACCCCGGCGCCGTCGAGCAGATGGCCGACATCCTGAACGACTCCAAAGCCGTGACCCTGCTGTGCGGCTCGGGCGTCGCAGGGGCCCACGACGAGGTCGTGGCCCTGTCCCAAGTCTTGAAGGCGCCTGTCGTCCACGCCTTTCGCGGCAAGGAATGGATCGAGTGGGACAATCCCAACGATGTCGGCATGACCGGGCTGATCGGCTTTTCGTCCGGCTACCATGCGATGATGGAGTGCGACACCCTTTTGATGCTGGGCACAGACTTCCCCTACCGCAACTTCTATCCGCCCAAGGCGCGGATCGTTCAGGTCGACTACGACCCCGGCGCCCTGGGCCGTCGCGCCCCCCTGGCCCTGGGTGTCGTCGGCGACGTGCGAGAGACCATCGCGGCCCTGACGCCCCGGCTCGACCGCGACCGCGACGACGGCTTCCTGAACGGCGCGCGCAAACACTATGCCGAGGCGCGCAAAGGTCTGGACGAACTGGCGACGCCGCGCGACGGCGACCAACCCCTCCATCCCCAGTTCGTCGCCAAGACGCTGGACGCCGTGGCGGCGGACGATGCGGTCTTCACCGTCGATGTGGGCACCCCGGCCGTCTGGGCGGCCCGCTATCTGAAGATGAACGGTCGCCGACGCCTGATCGGCTCGTTCAACCACGGTTCCATGGCCAACGCCCTGCCTCAGGCCCTGGGCGCCAAGGCCGCCATGCCCCAGCGCCAGGTCGTCTCCCTGTCCGGCGACGGCGGCCTGACCATGTTGATGGGCGACCTGTTGACCGCAGTGCAGATGAAGTTGCCGATAAAGATCGTCGTCTTCAACAACGGAACTTTGGGCTTCGTGGAACTGGAGCAGAAGGCAGCGGGCTATCTGGACGCCAATGTCGATCTGCAGAACCCCGACTTCGCCGCCGTCGCCCGCGACATCGGTTTCTTTGGCGTGCGCGTCACCCGTTCTGACACTCTGGAGGACGCCCTGCGCCAAGCCCTGATCCACGACGGTCCGGCGCTGGTGGATGTCGTCACGGCCCGGCAGGAACTGGCCCTGCCGCCCAAGATCAAGGCCGAAGAGGCCAAGGGCTTCAGCCTGTTCGCCCTGCGCGCCGTAATGAGCGGCCGCGGCGATGAACTGATCGAACTGGCTAAAACCAACCTGCTGCGTTGA
- a CDS encoding GNAT family N-acetyltransferase produces MTFAIVDYRSEHAADWARLNRAWLAEGGFAVEAKDRRAIDDPEGVFLADGGRIFIVEQDGQTVGCCALIRIEDGLEVAKMTVAPAARGQGLARRLLEACEAAAKRLYLETNSGLAPAIALYESFGFVPLPARPTPYARADVFMEKRL; encoded by the coding sequence ATGACCTTCGCCATCGTCGATTATCGTTCCGAGCATGCGGCCGACTGGGCGCGGCTGAACCGGGCGTGGCTGGCCGAGGGCGGGTTCGCGGTGGAGGCCAAGGATCGGCGGGCCATCGACGACCCCGAGGGCGTCTTTCTGGCGGACGGCGGCCGCATCTTCATCGTTGAGCAAGATGGGCAGACGGTCGGCTGTTGCGCCCTGATCCGCATCGAGGACGGATTAGAGGTGGCCAAGATGACGGTCGCGCCCGCCGCGCGCGGTCAGGGATTGGCGCGGCGGCTGCTTGAAGCCTGCGAGGCGGCGGCGAAACGGCTGTATCTGGAGACCAACAGCGGCCTGGCGCCGGCCATCGCCCTGTACGAAAGTTTCGGCTTCGTCCCCCTGCCGGCGCGGCCCACGCCCTATGCGCGGGCCGACGTCTTCATGGAAAAGCGGCTCTAG
- the rpsK gene encoding 30S ribosomal protein S11, protein MAKEPGRVKRRERKNITSGVAHVNASFNNTMVTITDAQGNAISWSSAGHMGFKGSRKSTPYAAQMAAEDAGKKAQEHGVKTLEVNVSGPGSGRESALRALQSVGLTITTIRDVTPMPHNGCRPPKRRRV, encoded by the coding sequence ATGGCCAAGGAACCGGGTCGCGTAAAGCGCCGCGAACGCAAGAACATCACCTCGGGCGTCGCCCATGTGAACGCCAGCTTCAACAACACGATGGTGACGATCACCGACGCGCAAGGAAACGCGATTTCCTGGTCGTCGGCCGGCCACATGGGCTTCAAGGGTTCGCGTAAGTCGACCCCGTATGCGGCCCAGATGGCGGCGGAAGACGCCGGCAAGAAGGCCCAGGAACACGGCGTGAAGACGCTGGAAGTCAATGTTTCGGGACCGGGTTCCGGCCGTGAATCGGCTCTGCGCGCCCTGCAGTCCGTCGGTCTGACGATCACGACCATCCGCGACGTTACGCCGATGCCGCACAACGGTTGCCGTCCGCCCAAGCGTCGTCGCGTCTAA
- a CDS encoding DNA-directed RNA polymerase subunit alpha — MIERNWQELIRPEKPQVETGSDAQRKARLVAEPLERGFGVTLGNALRRVLLSSLQGAAVTAIQIDGVVHEFSSLEGVREDVVDIVLNIKQLALRMHAEGPKRMTLRATGPGAVTAGQIDVPADIEVLNPDHVICTLDDGASIRMELTVQNGKGYVAAEFNRPEDAPIGLIAVDALYSPVKRVAYRVEPTRQGQSLDYDKLLLEVETNGAVTPVDAVAYAARILQDQLQIFITFEEPKKAVEAADGKPDLPFNPALLKKVDELELSVRSANCLKNDNIVYIGDLIQKTEGEMLRTPNFGRKSLNEIKEVLATMGLSLGMDVPNWPPENIEDLAKKFDDQI, encoded by the coding sequence ATGATCGAAAGAAACTGGCAAGAGCTGATCCGTCCCGAGAAGCCGCAGGTGGAAACCGGTTCGGACGCGCAACGCAAGGCGCGTCTGGTGGCCGAACCCCTGGAGCGCGGCTTCGGCGTGACGCTCGGCAACGCGCTGCGTCGCGTTCTGCTGTCCTCGCTGCAAGGCGCGGCGGTCACGGCCATCCAGATCGACGGCGTCGTGCACGAATTCTCGTCGCTGGAAGGCGTGCGGGAAGACGTCGTGGACATCGTCCTGAACATCAAGCAACTGGCGCTGCGCATGCACGCCGAGGGCCCCAAGCGCATGACCCTGCGCGCTACCGGCCCCGGCGCGGTGACGGCCGGCCAGATCGACGTGCCGGCGGACATCGAGGTTCTGAACCCCGATCACGTCATCTGCACCCTGGATGACGGCGCCTCGATCCGCATGGAACTGACCGTCCAGAACGGCAAGGGCTATGTCGCGGCCGAGTTCAACCGTCCGGAAGACGCGCCGATCGGCCTGATCGCCGTCGACGCCCTGTATTCGCCGGTCAAGCGCGTCGCCTATCGCGTCGAGCCGACCCGTCAGGGCCAGTCGCTGGACTACGACAAGCTGCTGCTGGAAGTCGAAACCAACGGTGCGGTCACGCCGGTCGACGCCGTGGCCTACGCCGCGCGCATCCTGCAAGACCAACTGCAGATTTTCATCACCTTCGAAGAGCCCAAGAAGGCGGTCGAGGCCGCCGACGGCAAGCCCGACCTGCCGTTCAACCCGGCCCTGCTGAAGAAGGTGGACGAGCTGGAGCTGTCGGTCCGTTCGGCCAACTGCCTGAAGAACGACAACATCGTCTATATCGGCGACCTGATCCAGAAGACGGAGGGCGAAATGCTTCGCACCCCGAACTTCGGCCGCAAGTCGCTGAACGAGATCAAGGAAGTTCTCGCGACGATGGGCCTGAGCCTCGGCATGGACGTGCCGAACTGGCCGCCCGAAAACATCGAAGATCTGGCCAAGAAGTTCGACGACCAGATCTAA
- the rplQ gene encoding 50S ribosomal protein L17 produces the protein MRHGAAHRKLGRTTSHRTAMFANMAASLIKHEQITTTLPKAKELRPFVEKLVTLAKKGDLHARRQAISQVRDVPQVGKLFETLGPRYADRNGGYIRIMKAGFRHGDNAPMAVIEFVDRDVEAKGKDSGPVLAYEGDDEA, from the coding sequence ATGCGCCACGGCGCCGCCCATCGTAAACTCGGTCGCACGACCAGCCACCGCACCGCCATGTTCGCCAACATGGCCGCCTCGCTGATCAAGCACGAGCAGATCACCACGACCCTGCCCAAGGCCAAGGAACTGCGTCCCTTCGTCGAGAAGCTGGTCACGCTGGCCAAGAAGGGCGACCTTCACGCGCGTCGTCAGGCCATCAGCCAGGTCCGCGACGTGCCGCAGGTCGGCAAGCTGTTCGAAACGCTCGGCCCGCGCTACGCCGACCGTAACGGCGGTTATATCCGCATCATGAAGGCCGGCTTCCGCCACGGCGACAACGCCCCGATGGCCGTGATCGAGTTCGTCGACCGCGACGTCGAAGCCAAGGGCAAGGACTCGGGTCCTGTCCTGGCCTATGAAGGCGACGACGAGGCCTGA